A genomic segment from Modestobacter roseus encodes:
- a CDS encoding LysR family transcriptional regulator, producing MAEYTLRQLHCFVAVADAGSLSGAAATLRVTPTAVASALTELERILRTQLVVRRKAHGVSLTPTGVYLRKRAAVLLRDAEELRLMTASGGTELAGPLTLGCYVTVSPTILPLLLRWTAEHHPKVQLDVVARSQQEITALLFAGALDLAIVYDMGLPDGLESVLLYMVRPYVVLPADHRLAGAGSVSLAELAEEPLILLDLPPAAQHTLRVFEQAGVTPRVAQRTTDFELTRSLVARGLGYSVLVQRPAVDRSYEGLPLTALEIDPPVAGVGVQMVWPSGVRLTDRAQALAGFAAAQARFTDYRHRNAGAARRADAGPPSP from the coding sequence ATGGCCGAGTACACGCTCCGCCAGCTCCACTGCTTCGTCGCCGTGGCGGATGCGGGTTCCCTCTCCGGTGCGGCCGCGACGCTGCGGGTCACCCCCACCGCGGTCGCCTCCGCGCTCACCGAGCTCGAGCGGATCCTGCGCACCCAGCTCGTGGTGCGCCGCAAGGCCCACGGCGTCTCCCTCACGCCCACCGGCGTCTACCTGCGGAAGCGGGCGGCGGTGCTCCTGCGCGACGCGGAGGAGCTGCGGCTGATGACGGCCAGCGGTGGCACCGAGCTCGCCGGTCCGCTGACCCTCGGGTGCTACGTGACGGTCTCGCCCACGATCCTGCCGCTGCTGCTGCGGTGGACCGCGGAGCACCACCCGAAGGTGCAGCTGGACGTCGTGGCCCGCAGCCAGCAGGAGATCACGGCGCTGCTCTTCGCCGGCGCCCTCGACCTGGCCATCGTCTACGACATGGGCCTGCCCGACGGCCTGGAATCGGTCCTGCTGTACATGGTCCGGCCCTACGTCGTGCTGCCGGCCGACCACCGCCTGGCCGGGGCGGGCTCGGTGTCCCTCGCCGAGCTGGCGGAGGAGCCGCTGATCCTCCTCGACCTCCCGCCCGCGGCGCAGCACACCCTGCGGGTCTTCGAGCAGGCCGGGGTCACCCCGCGGGTCGCCCAGCGCACGACCGACTTCGAGCTGACCCGGTCCCTCGTCGCCCGGGGTCTCGGCTACTCGGTCCTCGTGCAGCGCCCCGCCGTCGACCGCTCCTACGAGGGGCTGCCCCTGACGGCGCTGGAGATCGACCCGCCCGTGGCCGGCGTGGGCGTGCAGATGGTCTGGCCCTCGGGGGTGCGGCTCACCGACCGGGCGCAGGCACTGGCGGGCTTCGCCGCCGCCCAGGCGCGCTTCACCGACTACCGGCACCGCAACGCCGGCGCTGCCCGCCGGGCCGACGCCGGCCCGCCCTCGCCGTAG
- a CDS encoding HpcH/HpaI aldolase family protein, protein MPLRLRPTFGDDLRDAQRPLAGMWVCSGSSLVAEICAGAGLDWVLVDMEHSPNGLESVLAQLQALAGYPVAPVVRVPIGDVVTIKQVLDLGAQNVLVPMISSATEARAVVEAVRYPPRGRRGVGSALARSARWNRVDDYLAEADTHVSVFVQVETVAGVDNAAEIAAVDGIDGVFVGPSDLAASMGLLGQQTHPDVTAAVLRALAAIRSEGAAAGVNAFDPAVARTYLNAGASFVLVGADVALLARGSEALAAQWVPAPDATERASY, encoded by the coding sequence GTGCCGCTTCGTCTGAGGCCGACGTTCGGCGACGACCTGCGCGACGCGCAGCGACCGCTCGCCGGCATGTGGGTGTGCTCCGGGTCCTCCCTGGTCGCCGAGATCTGCGCGGGGGCCGGCCTGGACTGGGTGCTCGTCGACATGGAGCACTCCCCCAACGGGCTCGAGTCGGTGCTGGCCCAGCTGCAGGCGCTGGCCGGCTACCCGGTCGCCCCCGTGGTGCGCGTGCCGATCGGTGACGTGGTGACCATCAAGCAGGTGCTGGACCTGGGCGCGCAGAACGTCCTCGTGCCGATGATCTCCTCCGCCACCGAGGCCCGGGCCGTCGTGGAGGCCGTGCGCTACCCACCCCGCGGCCGCCGCGGCGTCGGCTCGGCGCTCGCCCGCTCGGCCCGGTGGAACCGGGTCGACGACTACCTCGCCGAGGCGGACACGCACGTGTCGGTGTTCGTGCAGGTCGAGACCGTGGCCGGCGTCGACAACGCGGCCGAGATCGCGGCGGTGGACGGCATCGACGGCGTCTTCGTCGGCCCCTCCGACCTCGCCGCGTCGATGGGCCTGCTGGGCCAGCAGACCCATCCGGACGTCACGGCCGCCGTGCTCCGGGCGCTGGCGGCGATCCGGTCGGAGGGCGCTGCCGCCGGCGTGAACGCCTTCGACCCGGCCGTCGCCCGCACCTACCTCAACGCAGGCGCGTCGTTCGTCCTCGTGGGCGCCGACGTCGCGCTGCTGGCCCGCGGGTCCGAGGCCCTGGCCGCGCAGTGGGTGCCGGCTCCCGACGCGACCGAGCGCGCCTCCTACTGA
- the hpaH gene encoding 2-oxo-hept-4-ene-1,7-dioate hydratase, protein MLAPEVITGLAEELAAADRERRLIPRITARHPEATVEDSYAIQGVWRDGRLAEGRRLVGRKIGLTSRAMQQATGITEPDYGVMFDDTVWESGAQLPFDAYTNVRIEVELAFVLGRPLEGPHCTVFDVLRATEYVTPALEVLNSHIELEGRTIVDTISDNAAYGGMVLGGTPKRPDDVDLRWVSALLYRNESIEETGVAAGVLGHPAVGVAWLANKLWQHGAGLAAGEIVLAGSFTRPVWISRGDSVVCDYGTMGAISCRFV, encoded by the coding sequence ATGCTGGCACCCGAGGTGATCACCGGGCTCGCCGAGGAGCTGGCCGCGGCCGACCGAGAGCGGCGGCTCATCCCGCGCATCACCGCACGCCACCCCGAGGCGACCGTCGAGGACTCCTACGCCATCCAGGGGGTCTGGCGCGACGGGCGGCTCGCCGAGGGGCGGCGGCTGGTGGGCCGCAAGATCGGGCTCACCTCGCGGGCGATGCAGCAGGCGACGGGCATCACCGAGCCGGACTACGGCGTGATGTTCGACGACACCGTCTGGGAGAGCGGAGCGCAGCTCCCCTTCGACGCGTACACCAACGTGCGCATCGAGGTGGAGCTCGCCTTCGTCCTCGGCCGGCCGCTCGAGGGCCCGCACTGCACGGTGTTCGACGTGCTGCGGGCGACCGAGTACGTCACGCCGGCGCTCGAGGTGCTCAACAGCCACATCGAGCTGGAGGGTCGCACCATCGTCGACACCATCAGCGACAACGCCGCCTACGGCGGCATGGTGCTCGGTGGCACCCCGAAGCGCCCCGACGACGTCGACCTGCGGTGGGTGTCCGCGCTGCTCTACCGCAACGAGAGCATCGAGGAGACCGGCGTGGCGGCCGGCGTGCTCGGCCATCCCGCGGTGGGCGTGGCCTGGCTGGCCAACAAGCTGTGGCAGCACGGGGCCGGCCTGGCCGCCGGCGAGATCGTGCTCGCCGGGTCGTTCACGCGGCCGGTCTGGATCTCCCGCGGCGACAGCGTCGTGTGCGACTACGGGACGATGGGGGCGATCTCGTGCCGCTTCGTCTGA
- the hpaD gene encoding 3,4-dihydroxyphenylacetate 2,3-dioxygenase — MTRASDRTLTSSGFYVSQEAPIHSDNPIPTPQAEPPDVLRCAYMELVVTDLAASRQFYVDVLDLVVTEEDEETVYLRSMEEFIHHNLVLRKGPVAAVAAFSYRVRTPEDLDKAVAFYTELGCRVERRTEGWTTGIGDSVRVEDPLGFPYEFFHDVAHVERLAWRYDLYTPGALVRLDHFNQVTPDVPRAVAYMQNLGFRVTEDIQDGEGIVYAAWMRRKPTVHDTAMTGGDGPRMHHVAFATHEKHNILAICDKLGALRRSDAIERGPGRHGVSNAFYLYLRDPDGHRVEIYTQDYYTGDPDNPVVTWDVHDNQRRDWWGNPVVPSWYTEASLVLDLDGNPQPVVARTESSEMAVTIGADGFSYTRPTEGEESMPSWKQGEYKLGNQL, encoded by the coding sequence ATGACCCGCGCCAGTGACCGCACCCTGACCTCCTCGGGCTTCTACGTCTCCCAGGAGGCGCCGATCCACAGCGACAACCCGATCCCCACGCCGCAGGCGGAGCCCCCGGACGTGCTGCGCTGCGCCTACATGGAGCTCGTCGTCACCGACCTGGCGGCCTCCCGGCAGTTCTACGTCGACGTGCTCGACCTCGTCGTCACCGAGGAGGACGAGGAGACGGTCTACCTCCGGTCGATGGAGGAGTTCATCCACCACAACCTCGTGCTGCGCAAGGGCCCGGTGGCCGCCGTCGCCGCGTTCTCCTACCGCGTGCGCACCCCCGAGGACCTGGACAAGGCGGTCGCCTTCTACACCGAGCTGGGCTGCCGGGTGGAGCGCCGGACGGAGGGCTGGACCACCGGCATCGGCGACTCGGTGCGCGTCGAGGACCCCCTCGGCTTCCCCTACGAGTTCTTCCACGACGTGGCCCACGTCGAGCGCCTGGCCTGGCGTTACGACCTGTACACCCCGGGTGCGCTGGTCCGGCTGGACCACTTCAACCAGGTCACCCCCGACGTGCCCCGCGCCGTGGCCTACATGCAGAACCTCGGCTTCCGGGTCACCGAGGACATCCAGGACGGCGAGGGCATCGTCTACGCCGCGTGGATGCGGCGGAAGCCGACCGTGCACGACACCGCGATGACCGGCGGCGACGGACCGCGCATGCACCACGTCGCGTTCGCCACGCACGAGAAGCACAACATCCTGGCCATCTGCGACAAGCTCGGCGCGCTGCGGCGCTCCGACGCCATCGAGCGGGGACCGGGCCGGCACGGCGTCTCCAACGCCTTCTACCTGTACCTGCGCGACCCCGACGGCCACCGGGTCGAGATCTACACGCAGGACTACTACACCGGCGACCCGGACAACCCGGTCGTCACCTGGGACGTCCACGACAACCAGCGCCGCGACTGGTGGGGCAACCCGGTGGTGCCGTCCTGGTACACCGAGGCGTCCCTGGTGCTGGACCTGGACGGCAACCCGCAGCCGGTGGTCGCCCGGACCGAGAGCTCGGAGATGGCGGTGACCATCGGCGCCGACGGGTTCTCCTACACCCGGCCGACCGAGGGTGAGGAGTCCATGCCGTCGTGGAAGCAGGGCGAGTACAAGCTGGGCAACCAGCTCTGA